In the genome of Halapricum salinum, one region contains:
- a CDS encoding PIN domain-containing protein, with protein MRLVVDANVLLSALITDAKTRELLVTLEPDLLTPEVIEDELEKYDDLIVEKSGMSMEKVSKFLDLLFQYIEIVPTEELVPEIDRADDALCDTDPDDVLYLACALARDAAIWSDDSDFEAQSLVSVYPTAAVVESFETK; from the coding sequence ATGAGACTTGTCGTCGATGCGAATGTCTTGCTGTCAGCGCTAATTACGGATGCGAAAACACGTGAGCTACTGGTCACGCTCGAACCGGACTTACTTACACCGGAAGTGATCGAAGACGAACTCGAAAAGTACGATGATCTGATCGTCGAGAAATCCGGGATGAGCATGGAGAAGGTATCGAAATTCCTCGACTTGCTGTTTCAGTACATCGAGATCGTCCCGACAGAGGAGTTGGTCCCGGAAATCGATCGTGCTGACGATGCACTCTGTGATACGGATCCGGACGACGTGCTGTATCTCGCCTGTGCACTCGCCCGCGACGCTGCCATCTGGAGTGATGACTCTGATTTTGAGGCACAGTCGCTCGTCTCAGTCTATCCGACAGCAGCGGTAGTCGAATCGTTCGAAACAAAATGA
- a CDS encoding NAD(P)H-hydrate epimerase yields MAQTPFRTERGQRVAAVSAAQMRRVDDVAVSETGPQLLQMMENAGRNLARNAMAARPGLRSVTVLAGPGGNGGGGLCAARHLTNHGIDVTVVLDRDPDDLSGATATQWETLEAMDVQRTTDATAAVVEADVVIDALLGYGLDGAPDDRIGEFVDIAAKAAYLVSLDVPSGVDATTGERPGVAVEPDRTLTLALPKTGLTDLDGPLYLGDIGIPAVVYEQVGIDYESPFEGEYVLPLVVE; encoded by the coding sequence ATGGCCCAGACACCGTTTCGAACCGAGCGCGGCCAGCGCGTGGCCGCCGTGTCGGCCGCCCAGATGCGCCGCGTCGACGACGTCGCCGTTTCGGAAACCGGCCCCCAACTCCTCCAGATGATGGAGAACGCGGGCCGCAACCTCGCTCGAAACGCGATGGCCGCCCGACCGGGGCTCCGAAGCGTGACCGTCCTCGCGGGCCCGGGCGGCAACGGTGGCGGCGGACTGTGCGCTGCACGTCACCTCACCAACCACGGGATCGACGTGACGGTCGTTCTGGACCGCGACCCGGACGACCTCTCGGGCGCGACGGCGACCCAGTGGGAGACGCTCGAGGCGATGGACGTCCAGCGAACCACGGACGCGACCGCGGCCGTGGTCGAGGCCGACGTCGTCATCGACGCACTGCTCGGATACGGTCTCGACGGTGCGCCCGACGACCGGATCGGCGAATTCGTCGACATCGCTGCCAAAGCCGCGTATCTCGTCTCACTTGACGTCCCGTCGGGCGTGGACGCCACGACGGGCGAGCGACCCGGCGTGGCCGTCGAGCCCGACCGCACGCTGACGCTCGCGCTGCCCAAAACTGGCCTCACCGACCTCGACGGGCCGCTCTACCTCGGCGACATCGGGATTCCGGCGGTGGTCTACGAACAGGTGGGAATCGATTACGAGTCGCCGTTCGAGGGCGAGTACGTCCTCCCACTGGTCGTCGAATGA
- a CDS encoding mechanosensitive ion channel family protein: MANAASYVNAAWEWILSLPRWQGFLLLVLGTVVLAKLVQIGGDLLIRRATKRIPTEVDDIVFETIHPPLYVTVVLVGSYLSVLGLGMAPDTTAQVEALVLSILVVLWALTLTKLGRKVSNELTENSHVDAQVVPIFQNIWSVLVVAVSIYLLLAFWEIDPTPFLASAGIIGIVIGFAARDTIANFFGSIALYFDGTYKVGDYIVLESGERGRVEDISIRSTVIRTRDDMLVTVPNSVLNAARIINESTPERERRVRIAVGVAYGSDPDAVEETLLGVAEAEALAIERPKPRVRLRSFGDSALQYELLCWVNDPVLRGRATHELNTEVYKALRATDIEIPFPQRVVSFGDEQSPEAPLSHGEGVPEAVDD, from the coding sequence ATGGCGAACGCGGCTTCCTACGTAAACGCGGCCTGGGAGTGGATTCTCTCGCTCCCGCGGTGGCAAGGGTTTCTCCTGTTGGTGCTGGGGACAGTGGTTCTCGCGAAACTCGTCCAGATCGGCGGTGACTTGTTGATCCGACGTGCTACGAAACGCATTCCGACCGAGGTCGACGACATCGTCTTCGAGACGATTCACCCGCCGCTGTACGTGACGGTGGTTCTGGTGGGCAGCTATCTCTCGGTGCTCGGCCTCGGGATGGCACCGGACACGACGGCACAGGTCGAAGCGCTGGTGCTGTCGATTCTGGTCGTCCTGTGGGCGCTGACGCTGACGAAGCTGGGGCGAAAGGTCTCGAACGAACTCACCGAGAACAGCCACGTCGACGCGCAGGTCGTCCCCATCTTCCAGAACATCTGGAGCGTGCTCGTCGTCGCCGTGTCGATCTATCTCTTGCTCGCGTTCTGGGAGATCGACCCGACGCCGTTTCTCGCCAGCGCGGGGATCATCGGGATCGTCATCGGCTTCGCCGCTCGCGACACCATCGCGAACTTCTTCGGCTCGATCGCGCTCTATTTCGACGGCACCTACAAAGTGGGAGATTACATCGTCCTCGAATCCGGTGAGCGAGGGCGGGTCGAGGACATCTCGATCCGTTCGACCGTCATTCGAACGCGCGACGACATGCTCGTGACCGTCCCCAACAGCGTGCTCAACGCCGCCCGGATCATCAACGAGTCGACGCCCGAACGCGAGCGACGCGTCCGGATCGCCGTCGGCGTCGCCTACGGCAGCGACCCCGACGCCGTCGAGGAGACGCTGCTCGGTGTCGCCGAGGCCGAGGCACTGGCGATCGAGCGGCCCAAACCCCGCGTGCGGTTGCGCTCCTTTGGCGACTCGGCGCTGCAGTACGAACTGCTGTGCTGGGTCAACGATCCCGTCTTGCGCGGGCGGGCGACCCACGAACTCAACACCGAGGTCTACAAGGCCCTGCGGGCGACCGACATCGAGATCCCGTTCCCCCAGCGCGTGGTCAGCTTCGGCGACGAGCAATCTCCCGAGGCCCCGCTCTCGCACGGCGAGGGTGTCCCGGAAGCAGTCGACGACTGA